The following are from one region of the Phormidium sp. PBR-2020 genome:
- a CDS encoding aldehyde dehydrogenase, protein MTLTPTQSSSRAAERLQQQREFFASGQSQDVNVRLEQLKRLKEAIQEYSAAIVEAVYADLGRPEFEAYFEIAAIAEVNHAIKHLKSWVKPQSIRTGLDQFPSRGRIYPEPLGVVLIISPWNYPFQLSISPLVGAIAAGNCAIVKPSELSPHTSRVIRELIEATFDPAYISCLEGGVETSQDLLAQRFDHIFFTGSTRIGKIVMEAAAQHLTPVTLELGGKSPCIVDAEVNLPVAAKRLTWGKFVNAGQTCIAPDYILVDRRRKDELLTHIKGYIQEFFGENPAESPDLGRLVSEQHFDRVASFLNNGTVVAGGTCDRPQRYIAPTVLDGITWDDPIMQEEIFGPILPVLTYDRLDEAIAQINARPKPLALYIFSNRKSVQQQVLQQTSSGGACVNDTIMQLAVPELPFGGVGASGLGQYHGKASFDCFSHYKSVLHKGLWFDLNWRYAPYAGKLGLIKRVIGV, encoded by the coding sequence ATGACCCTAACCCCAACCCAATCCTCATCCCGAGCCGCCGAACGCTTGCAGCAGCAGCGAGAATTTTTCGCCAGTGGCCAATCCCAGGATGTCAACGTTCGCCTCGAACAACTCAAACGGCTAAAAGAAGCCATCCAGGAGTATAGCGCGGCCATTGTCGAAGCCGTCTATGCCGACTTGGGTCGTCCAGAATTTGAGGCGTACTTTGAAATTGCGGCCATCGCCGAAGTCAATCATGCCATCAAACATCTTAAATCCTGGGTCAAACCCCAATCCATCCGCACCGGCCTCGATCAGTTTCCCTCCCGAGGGCGTATCTACCCCGAACCCCTAGGAGTGGTGCTGATTATCTCCCCCTGGAACTATCCCTTCCAACTCAGTATTAGTCCCTTAGTGGGGGCGATCGCCGCCGGAAACTGCGCCATCGTCAAGCCCTCAGAACTCTCCCCCCACACCTCCCGCGTCATCCGAGAGTTAATCGAAGCCACCTTTGACCCCGCTTATATTAGCTGCCTAGAAGGGGGCGTCGAGACCAGCCAAGACCTGCTGGCCCAACGCTTCGACCATATTTTCTTCACCGGTAGCACTCGCATCGGCAAAATCGTCATGGAGGCCGCCGCCCAACATCTGACCCCCGTCACCCTGGAATTGGGGGGAAAAAGCCCCTGTATCGTCGATGCCGAGGTGAACCTCCCCGTCGCCGCCAAACGGCTCACCTGGGGCAAATTTGTCAACGCCGGGCAAACCTGCATCGCCCCCGACTATATCCTGGTCGATCGCCGCCGCAAAGACGAACTCTTAACCCATATCAAAGGCTATATTCAAGAGTTCTTCGGCGAGAATCCAGCCGAGAGTCCCGACTTGGGGCGTTTAGTGAGTGAACAGCACTTCGATCGCGTCGCCTCCTTCCTCAATAACGGAACCGTGGTGGCGGGGGGAACCTGCGATCGCCCCCAACGCTACATCGCGCCCACCGTTCTGGATGGGATTACCTGGGATGATCCGATTATGCAAGAGGAGATTTTTGGACCCATTCTGCCGGTGTTAACCTATGACCGCCTTGACGAGGCGATCGCCCAAATTAACGCTCGCCCGAAACCCCTGGCCCTCTATATCTTCTCCAACCGTAAATCGGTGCAACAGCAAGTCCTACAACAAACCTCTTCAGGGGGAGCCTGTGTCAATGACACCATCATGCAGTTAGCCGTCCCCGAATTGCCCTTTGGAGGAGTCGGTGCCAGTGGTTTGGGCCAGTATCATGGAAAAGCCAGTTTTGATTGCTTCTCCCATTACAAGAGCGTGCTGCACAAAGGCCTTTGGTTTGACCTCAACTGGCGTTATGCCCCCTATGCAGGCAAACTTGGACTAATTAAACGAGTCATCGGTGTTTAA
- a CDS encoding FHA domain-containing protein: MVITIFLIHPTQAEPIRSWTFKQDAVVRVGRSKDNDVVIHGSLVSRHHLELWHRQGHWELINFGANGTFVEGRPVHQSPVNDGMVVRLGSTGPRLQLRLDFQQNEVAAGDRLTAHPVDS; encoded by the coding sequence ATTGTGATCACGATTTTTCTGATTCATCCAACTCAAGCTGAACCCATCCGCAGTTGGACCTTTAAGCAAGACGCTGTGGTGCGAGTTGGGCGCTCCAAAGATAACGATGTCGTGATTCACGGTTCTCTCGTTTCCCGCCATCACCTAGAACTTTGGCATCGTCAAGGTCATTGGGAACTGATTAATTTCGGGGCCAATGGCACGTTTGTGGAGGGGCGACCCGTCCATCAGTCACCCGTCAATGATGGTATGGTTGTCCGTCTTGGCTCAACCGGACCACGGCTACAACTGCGCCTCGATTTCCAGCAAAACGAGGTGGCCGCCGGCGATCGCTTGACGGCTCATCCCGTTGACAGTTAA
- a CDS encoding tetratricopeptide repeat protein, whose amino-acid sequence MFTVSAQALTLLALGFSLSNLGLGNGVAQAQQRRGLPTNPLELGEVDSLIPEAVWRGEAGLTEAQRRSLATRLDQLNAEALAAFSEGRVSEAFELWNRELRLRRFLGTEAELQALQRVGELAWEQDEFYQLQVMRERLRRIQMRELDEVETPNLQRLMALARTYETVGARSAALELYEVVLEWARSQGDEAKQEEAWQRLGETALQDLNYEAAAQAYEALRGLARQRGDRQSEVVYLTELAYIYDRLQAYDQAIEVKQALIAYYQGLGNVARVTALKISVGQDLQNSERPNEAIAQYQQAYRLAWEALQFYRAQEALTALAQLYERYGDWEAALEVYQAQIETHEIARNQYGLMMTYGRMGQVQQEQQNYPAALNSFRRGLQLAQQLGNREAYFQSHIETVNRALSGN is encoded by the coding sequence TTGTTTACTGTATCAGCCCAGGCTCTAACCTTGCTGGCTCTGGGGTTTAGCCTGTCTAATTTGGGACTGGGGAATGGGGTAGCCCAGGCGCAACAGCGGCGGGGATTACCGACGAATCCTTTGGAGTTGGGGGAGGTGGATTCGCTGATTCCTGAGGCGGTTTGGCGGGGAGAGGCGGGGTTAACGGAGGCGCAACGGCGTAGTTTAGCGACGAGGTTAGATCAACTGAATGCGGAGGCGTTGGCGGCGTTCTCGGAGGGACGAGTCAGTGAGGCGTTTGAGTTGTGGAATCGTGAGTTACGCCTACGACGCTTTTTAGGGACGGAGGCGGAATTGCAGGCGTTGCAACGGGTGGGGGAATTGGCGTGGGAGCAAGACGAGTTTTATCAGCTTCAGGTGATGCGGGAACGGTTGCGGCGGATTCAGATGCGGGAACTCGATGAGGTGGAAACGCCGAATTTACAGCGGTTGATGGCTTTGGCCCGAACCTATGAGACGGTGGGGGCCCGGTCGGCGGCGCTGGAGCTGTATGAGGTGGTGTTAGAGTGGGCGCGATCGCAGGGAGATGAGGCGAAACAAGAGGAGGCTTGGCAGCGGTTGGGGGAGACGGCTCTCCAAGACCTCAATTATGAGGCGGCGGCGCAGGCCTATGAGGCCTTGCGAGGGTTGGCCCGTCAACGGGGCGATCGCCAAAGTGAGGTGGTCTATTTGACGGAGTTAGCCTATATTTACGATCGCCTCCAGGCCTATGACCAGGCGATTGAGGTCAAGCAGGCGTTAATTGCTTATTACCAGGGACTGGGTAATGTGGCGCGGGTCACGGCGTTGAAAATTTCGGTGGGTCAGGATTTGCAGAACTCGGAACGTCCGAATGAGGCGATCGCCCAATATCAACAGGCCTATCGTTTAGCTTGGGAAGCTCTCCAGTTTTATCGCGCCCAGGAAGCCCTCACGGCTCTGGCACAGTTGTATGAACGCTATGGGGACTGGGAGGCGGCGTTAGAGGTCTATCAGGCTCAGATTGAAACCCATGAAATCGCCCGCAATCAGTATGGGTTGATGATGACCTATGGTCGCATGGGCCAGGTTCAACAAGAGCAGCAAAACTACCCGGCGGCTCTCAACTCCTTTCGTCGGGGACTGCAACTGGCTCAACAACTGGGAAATCGCGAAGCCTATTTTCAAAGTCATATTGAGACGGTCAACCGGGCCCTGTCGGGAAATTAA
- a CDS encoding esterase-like activity of phytase family protein, with protein MQTDSRVRGVTRLQPIYQRILQLALVCLLLTLSSCGIPRIQAEDRLFLPLSLELIDESVLPSQDIENTRVGGLSAITYDRQTGNYYALSDDRGFVSPARFYTLSIDIGGDDPDLFQIRKITIEDVTLLRDEAGELFPPGTIDPEGIALSPDRTLFIASEGVSQDGIPPFVDEFDLTSGRRLRALPIPDYMIPDAAGSEQTLGVQNNLGFESLTIGGVGTGEPYRVFAATESALLQDLPWLEEQRQQAPANNPVPLTTRLLHYVVVENRAQVVAEHLYPLDEPPSLLTVNNGLVELLSLDGANALRSAPGGYFLSLERTFGAEGFGAKLFQMAIASASDISTLTYLQGESKDFQPVQKQLLLNLNHLEGFRPDNLEGMTFGPRLPDGSQSLILVSDDNFRDNQVNQFVLLRLTSQR; from the coding sequence ATGCAGACCGACAGCCGAGTCAGGGGGGTCACAAGACTTCAACCCATTTATCAGCGGATACTACAACTGGCCTTAGTGTGCCTCCTCTTGACCCTCTCTAGTTGTGGCATCCCCCGTATCCAAGCCGAAGATCGACTCTTTTTGCCCCTATCCCTAGAGTTGATCGATGAGTCAGTTCTCCCCAGCCAGGACATTGAGAACACCCGGGTTGGTGGGCTTTCGGCGATTACCTATGATCGCCAAACCGGGAACTACTATGCCTTATCCGATGATCGGGGCTTCGTCTCTCCGGCTCGATTTTATACATTATCGATCGACATTGGCGGTGACGATCCGGATCTGTTCCAGATTCGCAAGATCACCATTGAGGATGTCACCCTCCTGCGAGATGAGGCCGGAGAACTGTTTCCACCCGGAACCATCGACCCGGAAGGGATTGCCCTCTCTCCTGATCGCACCCTCTTTATTGCCAGTGAGGGAGTCTCGCAAGATGGGATTCCTCCCTTCGTCGATGAATTTGATTTAACCAGCGGCCGACGCTTACGGGCCCTGCCAATTCCCGATTATATGATTCCCGATGCGGCCGGTTCAGAACAAACCCTGGGGGTTCAGAATAATCTCGGCTTTGAATCCCTCACCATTGGCGGTGTGGGAACTGGGGAACCCTACCGGGTATTCGCTGCCACCGAATCGGCGTTATTACAAGATTTACCTTGGCTAGAAGAGCAACGACAACAGGCCCCCGCCAACAATCCCGTTCCCCTCACGACGCGGCTGTTGCATTATGTGGTGGTGGAAAATCGCGCCCAGGTGGTGGCAGAACACCTCTATCCCCTCGACGAGCCACCCTCCCTGTTGACGGTGAATAATGGCTTAGTGGAACTGCTGTCCCTCGATGGGGCCAATGCCCTGCGATCCGCTCCTGGGGGCTATTTCCTCAGTTTAGAACGCACCTTTGGCGCCGAAGGGTTTGGAGCGAAGCTATTTCAGATGGCGATCGCCTCTGCTAGCGATATCTCGACCCTAACCTACCTACAAGGGGAATCGAAAGACTTTCAACCGGTACAAAAACAACTCCTGTTAAACCTCAATCATCTTGAGGGATTTCGTCCCGATAACCTCGAAGGAATGACCTTTGGCCCCCGACTCCCCGACGGTTCTCAGAGTCTCATCCTAGTCAGTGATGACAATTTCCGAGACAATCAAGTCAACCAGTTTGTACTACTGCGACTCACCTCCCAACGTTAG
- a CDS encoding chromophore lyase CpcT/CpeT, with protein MTNSDDITTLARWMASDFSNQQQAFDNPPLFAHVRACLRPLPSDKFGGISFYLEQAYQYALNRPYRTRVLMLKQEDGGLIIENYAIENAEELFGASREPHRLQSLTPERLTRLCGCNFVVERQETSFTGVVEPGNQCCVERNGQSTYLDSRFEISEHHFRTLDRGRNPETGERVWGSIAGAFEFERVTSFAHELAL; from the coding sequence ATGACAAATTCTGACGATATCACAACCCTCGCTCGCTGGATGGCTTCAGATTTTAGCAATCAACAGCAAGCCTTCGACAATCCGCCCTTATTTGCCCATGTTCGGGCCTGTTTGCGTCCCTTACCCTCAGATAAATTTGGTGGAATTAGCTTCTATCTCGAACAGGCCTATCAATATGCCCTAAATCGTCCCTACCGCACGCGGGTATTGATGCTCAAACAGGAGGATGGGGGGTTGATTATCGAGAATTATGCCATCGAGAATGCCGAGGAGTTGTTTGGCGCGTCACGAGAACCCCATCGTTTGCAATCCCTAACCCCCGAACGCTTAACGCGTCTGTGTGGCTGTAACTTTGTGGTGGAACGTCAGGAGACTAGTTTTACTGGGGTCGTGGAACCGGGGAATCAGTGTTGTGTGGAACGAAACGGGCAAAGCACCTACCTTGACAGTCGCTTTGAAATCAGCGAACATCACTTCCGAACCCTCGATCGCGGACGCAATCCTGAGACCGGCGAACGGGTTTGGGGGTCAATTGCTGGGGCCTTTGAGTTTGAGCGGGTGACCAGCTTTGCTCACGAACTGGCGTTGTAG
- a CDS encoding NAD-dependent epimerase/dehydratase family protein, translating into MKVLVIGGDGYCGWATALYLSNRGHDVAILDSLIRRHWDSQLQIETLTPIAPIQRRLQRWYELTGKRIELFLGDINDYPFLSQAMHQFEPEAVVHFGEQRSAPFSMIDREHAVLTQANNVIGNLNLLYILKEDFPDCHLVKLGTMGEYGTPNIDIEEGYITIEHNGRKDTLPYPKQPGSFYHLSKVHDSHNIQFACKIWGLRATDLNQGIVYGVLTEETGMDELLVNRLDYDGVYGTALNRFCIQAAIGHPLTVYGKGGQTRALLDIRDTVRCIEIAVENPANPGEFRVFNQFTEMFSVADLALKVQQAGSALGLKVSIDNLENPRVELEDHYFNAKNTKLIDLGLQPHNLSDSLLDSLLNFAVKYQDRVDKDQILPKVRWRR; encoded by the coding sequence ATGAAAGTACTTGTTATTGGCGGTGACGGTTACTGCGGATGGGCAACGGCGCTCTATTTGTCCAATCGCGGTCACGACGTTGCAATCCTTGACAGTTTAATCCGTCGTCATTGGGATTCCCAGCTACAAATTGAAACCCTAACTCCTATTGCCCCCATTCAGCGTCGGCTGCAACGCTGGTATGAACTGACGGGAAAACGCATTGAGTTGTTTCTGGGCGACATCAATGATTATCCCTTCCTGAGTCAGGCCATGCACCAGTTTGAACCCGAGGCGGTGGTTCACTTTGGCGAACAGCGTTCGGCGCCCTTCTCGATGATCGATCGCGAACACGCGGTTCTCACCCAAGCCAACAACGTCATTGGCAACCTCAACCTTCTCTATATTCTCAAAGAAGACTTCCCCGATTGCCATCTGGTGAAACTGGGAACTATGGGTGAGTACGGAACCCCCAATATCGATATTGAGGAAGGCTACATCACCATCGAACATAATGGTCGCAAGGATACCCTGCCTTATCCCAAACAGCCCGGTAGCTTTTACCACCTCAGCAAAGTTCACGACAGCCACAACATCCAGTTTGCCTGCAAAATCTGGGGCTTACGGGCCACCGATTTGAACCAGGGAATTGTTTATGGGGTGCTGACGGAAGAGACGGGCATGGATGAATTGCTGGTCAACCGTCTTGACTATGATGGTGTCTATGGAACCGCTCTCAACCGCTTCTGTATTCAAGCGGCGATCGGTCATCCCCTGACGGTGTATGGTAAAGGCGGACAAACCCGCGCTCTGCTCGATATTCGAGACACTGTTCGTTGTATCGAGATTGCCGTGGAAAATCCCGCCAATCCTGGTGAGTTCCGTGTCTTCAACCAGTTTACGGAAATGTTCAGTGTGGCTGACTTAGCCCTGAAAGTGCAACAAGCCGGTTCGGCGTTGGGCTTAAAAGTCAGCATTGATAATCTGGAGAACCCTCGGGTTGAACTCGAAGACCATTATTTCAACGCCAAAAACACGAAACTCATTGATTTGGGCTTACAACCTCATAACCTGTCTGACTCGCTGCTGGATTCGTTGCTTAACTTTGCTGTCAAGTACCAAGATCGGGTGGATAAAGACCAAATTCTCCCGAAAGTGCGCTGGCGGCGTTAA